The region TCCAAAGCCTGCAAGCGAGCGGGGTGGAGTTCGAAGCAGCAGCTCTCCACGACGCCTTCCATCAGGCGAACGAGCGCTATCAGCGTCAGCGCCAGATCGACCACCTTGAGCGCAGCACGGCCTTCGTCCTGGGCCAGGTGTTCGCGGCGCAGAACGTTCCGGAGCCGTCGGCGGCGGTGCTGCGCCAGGCGCTGCGCACGATGTACGCCGTGAGCGAGGCCCACTGGCAGCGGCTGCCTGAGGCCGCGCCGGTGTTGCAGGCCTTGCGACGGCAGGGCCTGCGGCTGGGGCTGCTCTCGAACGCCGGCGATGCCGAGAATGTGGACCGCCTGATCGATCAGGCCGAGCTGCGCAGCTACTTCGACCCAATCGTTGTCTCGGCCGCCATCGGGATTCGCAAACCGGATCCACGAGCCTTCGCACCGATCCTGGACGCCTGGCGAGTCCATGCGTCGGAAGTCGTTATGGTCGGAGACACGCTGGGCGAAGATATCCTGGGCGCTCAGGCCTGTGGGCTCCATCAGATCTGGGTACGTTCCTTGGCCGATCCCCAAGGTGTGGCCACCTTCGAGGGAATCGTGCGGCCCGAGGCGACGGCCGAGCGGCTGGACCAGGTGCCGGCCGCAATCGACCGCATGAACGGGGTTCCACGGTAGTGGCACTGCAGGAACGGCCCGACCCGCCGGTCTGCCTTGATGCCCGCCATCGGTCTTGTGCAAATTGGCCAGGACGCCGATCCTGCGCAGCCCAGGCTCCCCACGCCGCGCCGGGTCGCAGGCGAACTCCACCTGGGTCCGAGACCTGGCAAGTGTGCAGCCGGCCGTAGTGCGGTGTGGGGACCCCTCCCGGAAGGTATAATCCGCGCCAACGAAACGGGGTGGCATGGACACCAAGAAGGCCGGTGAGTATCCATGCGCGACCTGCCCGATGCACCTGACGGCTAAAGCCAAGCCCACGGCATTCGTCGCCCGGCTTTGACCCTGGCACACGCAAGGCTGCCCGGGCTGGAAAGGCTATCAAGCTGGCCCGGCCAGGCACGCCGGGTAGGCGAACGGACTGCTCGGCAGGCCCGGCGCCGGCAGGGAGAACTGCTCCCCCGGGCGCCCTGGGCGTTTCGCCTGCCTGTCAGCTTGCCATCTTTCGAGCATCCTAATCTGGGTCCCCCTGCCGGCCGATGTCGGACGCCGGGGACACAAGCGCTAGGCAGTGGTGGCATGCCTGTCCTCCCAGGACGGGCGGCAGCGACCCGCTTGGGAGGAATTGCCTTCGAGACCCGGGCCTGCAGGCCGGGTTGTGGTTTCTGGCGATCAACACTCCATGCTGACTCGCGCCCGGACCCTCTCGCGCACCTACCCGCAGCAGTTCTGGCTGCTGTTCTGGGGCATGCTGGTAAACGCCTCGGGCGGCAGCATGGTCTGGCCCTTCCTCACGATCTACATGCGGGAGCGCCTGGGTGTCTCCCTGACGACGGTCGCCCTGCTGCTGACGGCCAACTCGATTGCCGGGCTGATCTCCGGGTCAATCGCTGGGCCCGTCGTGGACCGCTTTGGCCGCAAGATGCCTATGGTGCTCAGCCTGGTGGCAAGCAGCGGGGTGATGTTCGCCATGAGCCAGGCGGACACCCTGGCGGCGTTTGTGACTCTGATGCTGATCGCCGGCGCCTTCCAGCCGCTCTACCGGGTGGGCGTCGACGCCATGGTTGCCGACATGATCCAACCGGCAGACCGGCCGGGTGCGTACGCCCTGCTGCGCATGATCGCCAACCTGGGGGTGGCCTTCGGCCCTGCCGTGGGTGGCTTCGTGGCCTCGGTGTCGTATGCCATCGCCTTCTATTTTGCCGCCGGAGCCCACATGCTGTTCGGATTGCTGCTGCTGATGTTCGCCCGCGAGACCTTGCCGCGGGGGGAGCACGGCCGGGCCCCGCGCCTCGGCGGCTACGGGCAGGTGCTGCGGGACCGACCCTTCCTGGCGTTCTGCGGATCGTACGCCCTAGCCGGTATCGCCTACTCGCTGATGATGATTCTGCTTCCCGTGTATGCCAATGAGAACTTCGGCGTTCCCGTACGGGCCTACGGCTTCATCATGGCCACCAATGCCGCCATGGTTGTGCTGCTGCAGTATTCAACGACCCGCATCACGCGTCGCTACGCCTCGCTGCCGGTGCTGGCTGTAGGTTCCGTCTTCTACGCCCTCGGCGTCGGCCTGGTGGGACTTAGCCGCGGCTTCACCGGGTTCTGGTTATCGATGGTTATCCTGACGATCGGCGAGATGATCATGATCCCGACCTCGACCGCGTTGACCGCCAACCTGGCGCCGGCCGACATGCGCGGGCGGTATATGAGCGTGTACGCCCTGACCTGGGGCGTCGGGTTCGGCGTCGGCCCTGTGATCGGCGGCGTGCTCAACGACCATCTGGCGCCGGTGGCCATCTGGGCCTTTGGCTTGCTCATGGGAGGGCTGGCGGCTGCCGCCTTCACCATCCTTGGCCGCCGTCTCGGGCGGGGAGCGAGCCCGGCCGACGTGCCGCTCTCCTGATCCCGAGGCCGCTCGGAGCAGCCGAGTTGGTGGGGCTGGTGGCTGGCGCGGCCTGGCCGAGGGGCTTTCTCTGGGGCGGGGCCGGGAGCACTCTCCCGCACCGGCGCCGGTCCATTTTCACATCCGAGCCCGTAGATCAGTTATATGTAGAGAGACCGGCAAACCGGAGGCAGGAGAGAGTGGAAGGCGCCGAGGGCATCGAAGGCCTGGTCGACCGGCACGGCAGGGAGCTTCATGTCTTCCTGTGGCGGATGCTGCGCGACGATCGGGACGCCGAGGACTGCCTCCAGGAGACGTTCCTGCGGGCCTATCGGGCGCTGCCGCGCCTGGCGCCACAGGCCAACACCCGCGCCTGGCTGTATGCTATCGCCGCCAATGTCGGGCGTTCCTGGCTGAAGAAGCGACGGCAAGAGGCGGGGTGGGAGCAGGCGCAGCGCCTGCGGCTGGCGGGGTCCGAGAATGGCGATCCGGCCGACCGGCTGGACCACGCGCACCTGGCAGCGGCCGTCGATCGGCTGCCGCCACGCCAGCGAGAAGCGCTGATCCTGCGCAAGTATCAGGGCCTGGACTACGCGACCATCGCCGCCATCCAGAAGAATTCGGCGGAGGCGGCGCGCGCCAACGTATACCAGGCCCTGCGTCGGCTGCGGAAGA is a window of Anaerolineales bacterium DNA encoding:
- a CDS encoding RNA polymerase sigma factor gives rise to the protein MEGAEGIEGLVDRHGRELHVFLWRMLRDDRDAEDCLQETFLRAYRALPRLAPQANTRAWLYAIAANVGRSWLKKRRQEAGWEQAQRLRLAGSENGDPADRLDHAHLAAAVDRLPPRQREALILRKYQGLDYATIAAIQKNSAEAARANVYQALRRLRK
- a CDS encoding HAD family hydrolase, coding for MIKGAIFDLGSTLIAFQGSWPDILEDSTRALIQSLQASGVEFEAAALHDAFHQANERYQRQRQIDHLERSTAFVLGQVFAAQNVPEPSAAVLRQALRTMYAVSEAHWQRLPEAAPVLQALRRQGLRLGLLSNAGDAENVDRLIDQAELRSYFDPIVVSAAIGIRKPDPRAFAPILDAWRVHASEVVMVGDTLGEDILGAQACGLHQIWVRSLADPQGVATFEGIVRPEATAERLDQVPAAIDRMNGVPR
- a CDS encoding MFS transporter, whose product is MLTRARTLSRTYPQQFWLLFWGMLVNASGGSMVWPFLTIYMRERLGVSLTTVALLLTANSIAGLISGSIAGPVVDRFGRKMPMVLSLVASSGVMFAMSQADTLAAFVTLMLIAGAFQPLYRVGVDAMVADMIQPADRPGAYALLRMIANLGVAFGPAVGGFVASVSYAIAFYFAAGAHMLFGLLLLMFARETLPRGEHGRAPRLGGYGQVLRDRPFLAFCGSYALAGIAYSLMMILLPVYANENFGVPVRAYGFIMATNAAMVVLLQYSTTRITRRYASLPVLAVGSVFYALGVGLVGLSRGFTGFWLSMVILTIGEMIMIPTSTALTANLAPADMRGRYMSVYALTWGVGFGVGPVIGGVLNDHLAPVAIWAFGLLMGGLAAAAFTILGRRLGRGASPADVPLS